A genomic segment from Spinacia oleracea cultivar Varoflay chromosome 3, BTI_SOV_V1, whole genome shotgun sequence encodes:
- the LOC130470419 gene encoding uncharacterized protein isoform X1, which produces MCITMIPPLILASAPLAAPVVSFSSTPILKMVNGQLLLSCTMLQLWYALSLSLCLYPDKPSNSAAFEIEEVPLFNIMNKFDGETITEVVRPQIARMRYRVTKLPPYIIVHMQRFTKNNFFVEKNPTLGLHSEDCALCEEFDVVREQWAKFFTNKYLLLALARLIELV; this is translated from the exons ATGTGTATCACCATGATCCCACCATTAATCCTGGCCTcggcacccctcgctgcccccGTTGTCTCTTTCTCCTCGACTCCGATTCT AAAAATGGTGAATGGACAATTACTTCTGTCTTGCACGATGCTACAGCTGTGGTatgctctctctctttctctttgcTTATACCCAGATAAGCCTTCGAACTCAGCCGCCTTCGAAATTGAGGAG GTTCCACTTTTCAACATAATGAACAAGTTTGACGGGGAGACCATAACAGAAGTCGTGCGTCCTCAAATAGCTAGGATGCGATATCGTGTAACTAAACTGCCACCTTACATTATTGTGCACATGCAGCGTTTCACGAAGAACAACTTCTTTGTTGAGAAGAATCCCACCCTTG gtctacactccgaggattgcgccttatgcgaggaatttgatgtggttcgtgagcaatgggctaagttttttaccaacaagtatttattattggctttagcgcgcttgatcgagttggtttag
- the LOC130470419 gene encoding uncharacterized protein isoform X2 produces the protein MGTREVYEEKLRTGNVYHHDPTINPGLGTPRCPRCLFLLDSDSKNGEWTITSVLHDATAVVPLFNIMNKFDGETITEVVRPQIARMRYRVTKLPPYIIVHMQRFTKNNFFVEKNPTLGLHSEDCALCEEFDVVREQWAKFFTNKYLLLALARLIELV, from the exons ATGGGAACCCGAGAAGTGTACGAGGAGAAGCTTCGAACTGGAAATGTGTATCACCATGATCCCACCATTAATCCTGGCCTcggcacccctcgctgcccccGTTGTCTCTTTCTCCTCGACTCCGATTCT AAAAATGGTGAATGGACAATTACTTCTGTCTTGCACGATGCTACAGCTGTG GTTCCACTTTTCAACATAATGAACAAGTTTGACGGGGAGACCATAACAGAAGTCGTGCGTCCTCAAATAGCTAGGATGCGATATCGTGTAACTAAACTGCCACCTTACATTATTGTGCACATGCAGCGTTTCACGAAGAACAACTTCTTTGTTGAGAAGAATCCCACCCTTG gtctacactccgaggattgcgccttatgcgaggaatttgatgtggttcgtgagcaatgggctaagttttttaccaacaagtatttattattggctttagcgcgcttgatcgagttggtttag